One Hippopotamus amphibius kiboko isolate mHipAmp2 chromosome 12, mHipAmp2.hap2, whole genome shotgun sequence genomic window, CAGAAGGTGTTAGAAGGAAAGACACCAGAAGCTGAAAATCGCCCAAAGTTCAATACTCTCGATTCAGTCATGAGGTTCCAGACGCCTGCGGGTTCCCAGAGCAGCCAGTGGTGGGGACAGGATGCAAATCACACCCTGGAGAAGTTTCGAGAGCCAGGAGTATCCGCTAAAGAAGAGGGGGTGACAGCTAAGGGGTGGGGGACAGAACCTGGAAAAGCCCTCAGTGTGCACGGCCCTTGTCCCTTCAGCTCAGTCCAGTCTTTCTCAGATGCTTCCATTTCTCCAAAGGTCCAAGTTCCCTAAAACCTGTTCCTCCACTTTGCGATCTTAGCCAAGATGTTTTAAAGTTTGCTAGTGGACCTGTCCATAGAGCTGCAGAGAAtttctggaaggaaggaaagaaagagggaaggagggagggaggaggaaagaaaggaagacacagaaagatcATCGGGAAACACCTTCCATGTAAAAGTTATGTGGCTTGTCTGCCTTCAAAAGGCTCATCTGGCTATTGTCATTTTTGTTTCCCCACAAAGCTCACGAAACTCTCAAACAGTGTATTTAAACCTTTCCCCCAGTGTTTAAAATGAATCAGGGTCATGGACCAGGGGAAGGGGTAAATCAAGCTGTGAGGGGAACATTAGCGAGTTGCCCGTCCTAGAAAAAGCAGAGACCCACGGCTTCACCTTGGCCCATACACGACAGCTCGGCATCAGGAGACAGGATTCCCACCAGCTCGCGGGGTTTTGCGACAATTGCTTCCCTGCAGCCAGTGCTCAGGGCTTGGCAACAGGCAGAGAACTAAGGTGATCTCCAaatatcccctccttcctcccctcctcagctCTGTGAAGGCCCCCCTGCCCAAATTCacttggttttcttctttctccttctagaACCACAGCCTGGGATTCCTGCCAAGGCTGCCCTGGTCCTGGGTTCTGTGAAGCTAATTTAGTCAGAGGACAATGACAGGAGGATAAAAATCAGAAAGGACAAGTGTCAGGGTGATGGGGACTATAGGAGAAGGTGACCCTGATCACTGTCTGAGAACAGAAGGCTCGGTGGCAGCCCTtccaggagcccctccccagcACATGTCTTTTATGATCTGGCCCATCCTCCCTACTGTAGGCTGACCGTACACGTAGGAGCCTGATGAGACACAGCCCAGCAAGCAAATTCTGCCATCAGGGGGCCTGGGGTAAAATGCAAATGTGAAGCCCTTGCTTCAAAAAGCATTAAGTATTTCCATCactgtgctgcacacctgaaactaacacgatactgtaagtcaactacacttcaatttttttaaaaaaaagaatattaagcaTTTGAAGATGGTGACAATGCACTTTAAACAGCGAGGGTCCTTCTCAACTGGGACCCTGTGTGCATGTGTCCAGGCTCCCCAGCGAAGCCAGCCCTGCTTGCCACGCTGGAGAGCACAATGACTCTCCAGACCCCTCCCAGATGTACTTAGAGGGCTCATCACCTGGTCTGAAAGACATTCGGGCCCCCAGGTTCACCCTCCTTTGCACTTCATCCTCGAGATGTCAGTGCAACAAGGTGGGTATGTGAGGCCCATCAAGCTGTCACCCAGGTGCCCAGAGGTGAGACGGCTTGGGGATGAAGGAACTCCTGAGTGACATGAATCAAGGGCTCCAAACACAGGGGCAAAGTCGCCTTTCCAGGCCAAGGGCTCCAGGAAGGCTAAGAATCCCTAGTCGGGTGCAAGCAGGACACCCAAGAGATCCCAAGGATACCTAGAGACACCTAGAGACGTCTGGTCCAAGTCCCAGATTTTAGAGACCAGGAAGGCAAAGCCCGAAGGCTGGTGACCAGAGCAAGGTCAAACCCTCTTCAGTTTGCAGGATGATGTTTCTGCAGAAGGGGCTCCTGAGCTAAATCTCTGCCCATGGCCTTGGGAGAGAGTGGGCTTTATAGCAGGCAGAGCCCAGGACTAACTCAGGCGGCACTGTCTCAGTCCTGCAGCAAGAGAGTTCTTAGGGACTGGAGGGGACGAGGGGTGCTGTCTGGGGCAGGGGTGAGCCAGCCCAGGAGGTAAGGAGCCTGAAGCCCATGGAATTTCACCCTCGGGGGGCAGGTTCCACCAGGCCCTGCCGAGCCCACCCCTGCGCTCCCTGGAGGGCAGGCTGCTTTCAAGGAATCTGAAACTCCTTGGAGCCTGGCAGAGTCAGCAGGGGGGCCGGGCCCACTTGGCCCCTGAAGCAGGAGATAACTTCTGGGGCTTCCTCCCTCGCAGAGGGACTTCTCAGGTGTCTAATCCCTCTggctggctcatttcacttagagGGAGGGCTCCCCCTTCTACcggatcagaaactctggggttggGTTTCTCCTGGGCCAGGCCCTCCAAGGAGATGAGGGTCACACCCTTGACCTGCAGACTCGACCTGGGCTGGCAGGAGGGCCTAGCAAGGGCTGAAGGCTGTGCCAGGCGAGCTCTGGGCTGACCGGGCTAGGGTGGGACCAGGTTCTCCTGGAGTGTCAAGAGAGGGGCCTGGCCCAGaagccctgcccccagggctgacctcctccccacccccagggctgacTCACTCAGGAGTGTTAATCCAGATGATGTCCAGGTGGCAATAGTAGACACACTCTTTGTCCTTGTAGGTAAAACAAGTACAGCGCCGGGCTCGGGGGTGCACAGGGCCCCCCTTGGCCGCCTGCTCCCCAGCCGGACCAGGTCTCTGCTCCTGCCCAGGGCTTCTGGGGCTTGGACCCCGCGCTGCTGTGGCGGCCACAGTCTCCTCGCTGTCCCCCTCCGATCTGGCTGCAGAGGGGGCCCGGGGCTCGCGGCTCCTGCCAGCGTCCCCAGGCTGGGGGCCAGGTACCGATGATCCTGCAGGAGGCAGATTGAGGGGCTCCTGAGTTTCTGAGGGTGCAGGCTCCAGACACCCACTGTCCCTCAAAACCCAGGAGAGGGGGATAACCAAACTTTCCACCAAGCTTGCAAGCTAACGGCGCTTTCTGTTACATCTCCAAGCTACGCGCAACCGAGGTTCGGAAAAGTTTGCAAAGCTACGCGCGCAGTTTCCGAAAAGTTTGCCAGTCTCTTGGTGAAAAGCTTGGGAGCTCGTCTCACTTGCTGCACAGCGTGCAAGCGCTCTGTGCCCGCTGAAAACTGGCAAGCATTGTGCAGGCTTTCGGAAACCTCTGCAATCATTTTGCACAGTTTCTGAATCGTTTGCAAACTTTTGGAAGCATTCCCAACTTCACAAAAAACCGACCCAGTCGGCCCCGGGCCGCGGGTCTTCCAGCCTGCGTGTGGGCTGCAACCTCCCAAGCCCGCGGGGTGGTCCGTGCCCCCAgcttctgccctcccctccccagcccccctccaGGGCGCCTGCAGGGGAGGCGAGCCCGGGCCAGAGGCCTCTGCCCGCGATGCGCCCTTCCCCGCGCCCCCCATCCCGGGATCCTTTTGTGTGCGCTCGCGCCAGGAGCCGCGCGCCGCCGCGCCCGCTTACCTGCGGCGGAGGTCACTGCGAGCCCGAAAAGGAACCACAG contains:
- the EDN3 gene encoding endothelin-3 isoform X2, whose protein sequence is MELGLWFLFGLAVTSAAGSSVPGPQPGDAGRSREPRAPSAARSEGDSEETVAATAARGPSPRSPGQEQRPGPAGEQAAKGGPVHPRARRCTCFTYKDKECVYYCHLDIIWINTPERTVPYGLSNYRGRLRGRRSAGQFPQSSLPSKGTPRCACVEREDGACLHFCTRTLVARGPIYSTWQSCPVKPLPRAIVGGMGPPGASQEFKDGANT
- the EDN3 gene encoding endothelin-3 isoform X1, encoding MELGLWFLFGLAVTSAAGSSVPGPQPGDAGRSREPRAPSAARSEGDSEETVAATAARGPSPRSPGQEQRPGPAGEQAAKGGPVHPRARRCTCFTYKDKECVYYCHLDIIWINTPERTVPYGLSNYRGRLRGRRSAGQFPQSSLPSKGTPRCACVEREDGACLHFCTRTLVARGNSRTARTPDEEAGKQARGAAGGVRPRSCALVATLRLLSI